Genomic segment of Desulfurispora thermophila DSM 16022:
TGGTGTGCGATCTGTCCCTTTGCTACCTTGAGCGATCTGGTGCAGAAATTTGTGGGCAACAACCGTCCGGTGCCCAAATTTTTGAAGAAGTACGGTATATGGATTATTGACGCCTTCTTCATTTTAATCACCTGGGCAGACCATGTATATGGCATTGTGGAATCCCCCCGGGGTTCCGGCGTGTTGCTCCTTATGATCACCACTGGTGTTATTATGGCCGGGGCCTTTTTTGAAAGAAGAACCTGGTGCCGTTATCTTTGCTTCATTGGTGGTCTGGCAGGCAACTATTCCCGGGCTGGTGCTCTGCAACTACGGGGTACTCCTGAGAAGTGTGCCAGGTGTACTGTTAGTGCTTGTTATAAAGGTTCGGAAAAGGTACCGGGCTGTCCTATGTTTGAGTTTCCGAAGACGATGGACAACAGTGCCCGCTGCAACTTCTGCGGCAACTGTGTGAAGAACTGTCCCAACGATTCCATTACCGTTTCCACAAGGATACCCTCCAGGGAATTGTGGTTTATTCGCCGGCCCAAACTGGAAGAATCCTTCCTGGCCATTGTCATTATGGGTATCGTATTTGTGCAGAACATTACCATGCTGGAAGTTTGGGCTGAAATTCAGCAGTGGATGGGCAATGTACTGGGAACAGGTAATAAAGATGTGCTCTTTACTGTCACCTTTATCATTGCTATGGCCGTCCCAGCACTCATTCTTTATCTGACCAGTTGGTTGGCATCCTTAAAGAACTCCGACAATGCTTCGATGAACTTTACTAAATTTGGTTATGCGTTAATACCGCTGGATTTTGCGGGTCATATGGCCCACAACCTTTTCCACCTGCTGGCGGAAGGTAAATCGGTTTTGTATACCGGTCTGGCTCTTTTCGGAATTAGAAACCAAAGCGCATCTGCTGCCCTGGTGGGCATGGAAACCATCGCGTTCCTGCAGTATGCCCTGCTAGCCTTGGGTACAACAGCATCTATATACACGGCTTACCGCATTGCCAGGTCTAATTACAAGGAAAATGAGATCATGGGTACAGTGTTGCCCTATACTATCCTCATCCTGATCCTGGTGATCTTCAACATCTATCTATTTCTGCTGCCGATGGCTCATAGAATGTAAAATAAATTTCTCAAATCTGGGAGGCAACTCGTGTATCCGGTACTTTTTCATATCGGCAACTTTCCTGTTAGATCCTGGGGTGTTATGGTGGTTCTGGGAATTTTAGCCGGCCTTTGGCTCGCAGCTCGATTGGCTAAAAAAGAGAACATTGCTCCGGAAAAAGTTGTGGAATTTACCTTGTATGCATTTTATGCAGGTATTGCAGGTGCCCGCCTCTGGGAAGTTATTTGGGGTTGGGAAAAATTCTCGTCCCACCCCGGAGAGGCATTAAAGTTCTGGTCAGGAGGGCTGTCTATCCAGGGTGGGGTGGTGGCAGGTTTGCTTGTGTGTATTTGGTTTGTGCGCAAACATAACCTTTCCACATGGAAATTTGCCGATGTATTGGCTCCGGGCCTGATCCTGGGTCAGGGTATCGGGAGAGTTGGTTGCCTATTAAATGGGGATGCTTATGGTATACCCACCAACCTGCCTATCGGGGTTTCATATAAAGAAGGAACCCCTGCCTATGCCGTCTACGGGGCCCAACCCTTATTTCCAGCTGAAATAATAGAGGGTATAGCAGATATTGTCATCTTGTTTATCCTTCTGCGCGTATATAGACGCAAACCCTTTGACGGTGCGGTAGCTTTGTATTATTTTATCTTTTACTCCATCGTTCGGTTTACTCTGGAGTTTTGGCGGTCAGACAGCTTGTTAATTCTGGGCGGCTTAAAGGTAGCACAGTTGACAACGCTGGGTACTATGCTGCTGGCTTTGGCTGTTGTTTTTCATAATTGGCGTAGAAAAAAGATGGAAAATCATAGAGCATGAGTTCACTGCTTGCCGGTGAACTCTTTTTATTTTATCATTCACCTGAACCCGGCAAGCCAGGCACATCGTCAATTAGTACAAAGCGCAGCATAAATTAGGAAATAGGAGGTATGTGCAAATGCGCAGAAACCGGGGTCTGATCGTGACAAGCTTTTTGCTGGTGCTCTGGCTGCTGGCCGCAGGCGTGTGGTACCTGAAGGTTTCACCGGCCGATGCCGCTCCCGCCAAACCGCAGCCGGTGGGCGACCTTTATAAGCTGCGCCAGCTGCTGCAGCAGGCGTCACAAAACGGTAATCCATACGGTTACGGGATTATGCTGAAAAGTGCGGCCGGGCAGGCTCCGGGTTCTACCGGTGCGGCTGATGCAGGCAGGGCGGATTATTCCTCTACCAATGTGCAGGTGCAGGGAGTGGATGAGGCCGATGTGGTCAAGACCGATGGCGAGTATCTCTATCAGGTGAGCAATCAGCAGGTGATCATCAGCCGTGTGTATCCGCCGGAGCAAATGAAGGTAGCCAGTACCATAGCTTTTACCGATCAAAATTTTGCTCCGCAGGAACTTTATTTGCGGGCCAACAGGCTGGTTGTCATTGGTAATAGCTGGCGGGAAATACCACGGCCTGTGGAACCGGCACCAGTCAAACCGCAGCAAAATAAATTATCCATACTTCCATATCCTGTTTACATTGACAACAGCACGACCAAACTGTTTGTCTACGACATCAGCGACCGGTTTAGGCCGCACCTGGAGCGGGAACTGGAAGTGGAAGGTCGTTACATTTCTTCCCGTTTAATTGACAGCGCCCTCTATCTGGTAAGCAGCCGCTATGCCGGGTACTACCCGCTCAAGCAGCAGGGGTCTGAACAGTCGCTTACTCCATCATACCGGGACAGCCGGGAAGGCAAAGGGTTTAAATGCATAGGATACGACCGGGTTTACTATTTTCCGGGTGTAATCCCCCGGCCCAACTACATTGTGGTGGCGGGCCTGAATATTGACCAGCCGGGACAGGAGCTGGACATCAGCAGCTACCTGGGGGCGGGCGAGAATGTCTACGCCTCCCGGCAAAAGCTCTATGTGGCCGTGACCGAGCCCCAGGTACAGCCTTTATCCGATACCGGCAAACAGACACTGCTGCCACTGTCCCGGCGGGAGACCAAAATATACTCTTTTGCCCTAAAAGAAGGTCGTGTGGAGTACGCTGCTGCCGGCAGCGTGCCGGGAGATATATTAAATCAATTCTCCATGGATGAACACAACGGGTATTTTCGTATTGCCACCACGACCGGGGAAATCTGGGCCAAAGATGAAGACATTTCAAAGAATAATATTTATGTTTTAAATGACAAGCTGGCCATAACAGGAAAATTGGAAGGATTGGCGCCGGGCGAGCGTATTTACTCCACCCGTTTTGCGGGTGACCGGGCTTATATGGTGACGTTTCGCACCGTGGACCCGTTGTTTGTCATTGATCTGAAAGACCCGCAAAAGCCTGCCGTACTGGGCTACCTGAAAATACCGGGGTACAGTGATTACCTGCACCCATACGATGAAAACCATATCATCGGCTTTGGCAAGGACACTTTTGAATTGCCCGTGAAAGATAGCCAGGGCCGGGACAGCGGGGAAACCATGGCCTAT
This window contains:
- a CDS encoding beta-propeller domain-containing protein — its product is MRRNRGLIVTSFLLVLWLLAAGVWYLKVSPADAAPAKPQPVGDLYKLRQLLQQASQNGNPYGYGIMLKSAAGQAPGSTGAADAGRADYSSTNVQVQGVDEADVVKTDGEYLYQVSNQQVIISRVYPPEQMKVASTIAFTDQNFAPQELYLRANRLVVIGNSWREIPRPVEPAPVKPQQNKLSILPYPVYIDNSTTKLFVYDISDRFRPHLERELEVEGRYISSRLIDSALYLVSSRYAGYYPLKQQGSEQSLTPSYRDSREGKGFKCIGYDRVYYFPGVIPRPNYIVVAGLNIDQPGQELDISSYLGAGENVYASRQKLYVAVTEPQVQPLSDTGKQTLLPLSRRETKIYSFALKEGRVEYAAAGSVPGDILNQFSMDEHNGYFRIATTTGEIWAKDEDISKNNIYVLNDKLAITGKLEGLAPGERIYSTRFAGDRAYMVTFRTVDPLFVIDLKDPQKPAVLGYLKIPGYSDYLHPYDENHIIGFGKDTFELPVKDSQGRDSGETMAYYAGMKISIFDVSDVTKPREMFAPVIIGDRGTYSDLLYNHKALLFSKEKNLLAFPVTVMEKNAVSQPAGSPLPDGRLEYGRFAFQGVYVYNIDLTHGLQYKGRITHLSDEDYRRAGDYWYDSNKNVQRAIYINDTLYTISSAMLKANRLSDLAEQGSLTLPAGGGK
- the lgt gene encoding prolipoprotein diacylglyceryl transferase → MYPVLFHIGNFPVRSWGVMVVLGILAGLWLAARLAKKENIAPEKVVEFTLYAFYAGIAGARLWEVIWGWEKFSSHPGEALKFWSGGLSIQGGVVAGLLVCIWFVRKHNLSTWKFADVLAPGLILGQGIGRVGCLLNGDAYGIPTNLPIGVSYKEGTPAYAVYGAQPLFPAEIIEGIADIVILFILLRVYRRKPFDGAVALYYFIFYSIVRFTLEFWRSDSLLILGGLKVAQLTTLGTMLLALAVVFHNWRRKKMENHRA
- a CDS encoding 4Fe-4S binding protein, with the protein product MKEQSKGSQLLKSILRSKWYPGIFQWPTLIVFAIILYELLIGIPVAHENFGTAMTWVLWWPIIPLIFLLVGRFWCAICPFATLSDLVQKFVGNNRPVPKFLKKYGIWIIDAFFILITWADHVYGIVESPRGSGVLLLMITTGVIMAGAFFERRTWCRYLCFIGGLAGNYSRAGALQLRGTPEKCARCTVSACYKGSEKVPGCPMFEFPKTMDNSARCNFCGNCVKNCPNDSITVSTRIPSRELWFIRRPKLEESFLAIVIMGIVFVQNITMLEVWAEIQQWMGNVLGTGNKDVLFTVTFIIAMAVPALILYLTSWLASLKNSDNASMNFTKFGYALIPLDFAGHMAHNLFHLLAEGKSVLYTGLALFGIRNQSASAALVGMETIAFLQYALLALGTTASIYTAYRIARSNYKENEIMGTVLPYTILILILVIFNIYLFLLPMAHRM